From one Halothece sp. PCC 7418 genomic stretch:
- a CDS encoding Uma2 family endonuclease gives MTAAKPISITLEEFLQLPEMKPPKEYIGGKIISKPRQKSRHSRLQGKLIYAINEVTETRQIAYAFPELRCTFGGRSIVPDIAVFRWQSIQVDEQGEPLDNVMVAPDWSIEILSPDQSANRVTGNLLHRLKHGSQLGWLVDPDDRSVLVFQPQKQPEIFYQRDRAPVLEEIDLNLTVEDIFNWLKMKAG, from the coding sequence ATGACTGCTGCTAAGCCGATTTCTATAACATTGGAAGAGTTTCTACAGTTACCAGAAATGAAACCACCTAAGGAATATATTGGAGGGAAAATTATCTCAAAACCAAGGCAAAAGAGTCGCCACTCCCGACTTCAGGGAAAGTTAATTTACGCGATTAATGAAGTCACAGAAACCAGACAAATTGCTTATGCTTTCCCAGAGTTGCGCTGTACGTTTGGCGGTCGTTCAATTGTTCCTGATATCGCGGTGTTTCGTTGGCAATCGATTCAGGTTGATGAGCAAGGAGAACCGTTAGATAATGTTATGGTTGCACCAGATTGGAGTATTGAAATTCTTTCTCCTGATCAAAGTGCTAATCGCGTTACTGGTAATTTATTGCACCGTTTAAAGCATGGTTCTCAGTTGGGTTGGTTAGTTGACCCAGATGATCGCTCAGTCCTTGTTTTTCAACCGCAAAAACAGCCAGAAATATTTTATCAGCGCGATCGCGCACCCGTTTTAGAGGAAATTGATTTAAACTTAACGGTTGAAGATATTTTTAATTGGTTAAAAATGAAAGCAGGCTGA
- a CDS encoding type II toxin-antitoxin system HicB family antitoxin — MKIKVIIHEAEEGGFWAEVPAIPGCATQGDTFEELLENLYEAVEGCLSVDVDSLETSENSRVMEIAI; from the coding sequence ATGAAAATTAAAGTTATCATTCATGAAGCTGAAGAAGGAGGGTTTTGGGCAGAAGTTCCTGCGATTCCTGGCTGTGCAACACAAGGAGATACTTTTGAAGAGTTATTAGAAAATCTCTATGAAGCGGTAGAAGGCTGTTTATCAGTAGATGTGGACTCTTTAGAGACAAGTGAGAACAGCCGAGTTATGGAAATTGCAATATGA
- a CDS encoding type II toxin-antitoxin system HicA family toxin: MKSISGKKFAKILEKNGWQLLRVQGSHNIYCKPGQTTRISVPIHGKKDLKVGLLRYLMKQASLSEEDLK; this comes from the coding sequence ATGAAGTCAATTTCTGGTAAAAAATTTGCCAAGATTTTAGAAAAGAATGGATGGCAATTACTTCGAGTTCAAGGAAGTCATAACATCTACTGTAAACCCGGTCAAACAACTCGTATTTCAGTTCCAATTCATGGTAAGAAAGACCTAAAAGTGGGATTACTTCGCTATTTAATGAAACAAGCATCTCTCTCAGAAGAAGATTTAAAGTAG
- a CDS encoding addiction module protein gives MDIKATLNEINSLNVEERIDLVLAIWDSIAVEQSYPDLTEAQKQKLDHRISKYEENSENVLTWEQIKASVKNKK, from the coding sequence ATGGATATCAAAGCAACCTTAAACGAAATTAACTCTCTTAACGTTGAAGAAAGAATTGATCTTGTCCTTGCGATTTGGGATAGTATAGCCGTTGAACAGAGTTATCCTGATTTAACAGAAGCACAAAAACAAAAACTTGATCATCGCATTAGTAAGTATGAAGAAAATTCAGAAAATGTATTGACATGGGAGCAAATTAAAGCATCAGTTAAAAATAAAAAATAA
- a CDS encoding PIN domain-containing protein translates to MNIYVETNFVLELTFEQEQGSSCKQILQLCEMRKAKLIIPAYSLAEPHEKLHRQAKNREQLQRSLQTELNQLSRTASYQTRLKNIQEINTLLTQSNQEERDRFIKNREQILNCGEIISLTANLLKEAASCEQNYDLTPQDALVYASVINHLQINQTQQACFLNRNSKDFDNPDIVDELAQFNCRMIPKFDDGYNFISSQVSP, encoded by the coding sequence GTGAATATCTATGTTGAAACCAATTTTGTCTTAGAATTAACGTTTGAACAAGAGCAAGGTTCTAGTTGTAAACAGATTCTACAACTGTGTGAAATGAGAAAAGCAAAGCTCATTATTCCCGCCTACAGTCTTGCTGAGCCTCATGAAAAATTACATCGTCAAGCAAAAAACCGTGAACAACTTCAGCGCTCCTTACAGACTGAATTAAATCAACTTTCACGAACAGCTTCTTATCAAACTCGTCTCAAGAATATTCAAGAAATTAACACTTTGCTGACTCAAAGTAATCAAGAAGAAAGAGACCGCTTCATCAAAAATCGAGAACAAATTCTTAACTGTGGAGAAATTATTTCTCTTACTGCTAACCTTTTGAAGGAAGCTGCTTCCTGTGAACAGAATTATGATTTAACCCCACAAGATGCACTGGTTTATGCTTCAGTCATCAACCATTTGCAAATTAATCAAACCCAACAAGCGTGTTTTTTGAATCGAAACTCAAAAGATTTTGATAATCCTGATATTGTTGATGAACTTGCTCAATTTAACTGTAGGATGATTCCAAAATTTGATGATGGATACAATTTTATTTCCTCGCAGGTGTCACCGTAG
- a CDS encoding type II toxin-antitoxin system HicB family antitoxin: MKLQVILEPSDEGGYTVFVPSLPGCISEGDDVDEALANIQEAIALYLEPVEEDINLTEGAIIQEIVV, encoded by the coding sequence ATGAAGTTACAAGTTATCCTTGAACCAAGCGACGAAGGTGGATATACCGTGTTTGTTCCTTCTCTCCCTGGTTGTATCAGTGAGGGAGATGACGTTGATGAGGCTTTAGCGAATATCCAAGAAGCGATCGCGCTTTACCTTGAACCAGTGGAAGAGGATATTAATTTAACTGAAGGAGCAATCATTCAGGAAATAGTGGTGTGA
- a CDS encoding type II toxin-antitoxin system HicA family toxin: protein MSKVPSLSYTKIIAAFERDGWVRVRQRGSHIRLEKKVSAEKTLKITVPAHRPVKRSTLARILKQAEMNLEYFLELL, encoded by the coding sequence GTGAGTAAAGTTCCCAGCTTATCATACACAAAAATTATAGCTGCTTTTGAACGTGACGGCTGGGTAAGAGTCCGCCAAAGAGGAAGTCATATTCGTTTAGAGAAGAAAGTTTCAGCAGAAAAAACTTTGAAGATTACAGTACCAGCCCACCGACCTGTGAAAAGATCGACATTAGCTCGTATTCTTAAACAAGCTGAAATGAATCTTGAGTATTTCTTAGAATTACTATGA
- a CDS encoding phospholipase D-like domain-containing protein yields the protein MNVQLIIVDDTINQKCGLNYEQYFETYRISKHGEYENIMHNKFCIIDLETVLHGSYNWTNKAQYNYETIIIEKDCIFAEKFSEEFIRLKQKALST from the coding sequence ATTAATGTACAGTTAATAATTGTTGATGATACAATTAATCAGAAATGTGGCTTAAACTATGAACAGTATTTTGAAACATACAGGATTAGTAAACATGGAGAATATGAAAATATAATGCACAACAAGTTCTGTATTATTGATTTAGAAACTGTTCTTCATGGCTCTTATAATTGGACAAATAAAGCTCAATATAATTATGAAACAATCATTATAGAAAAAGACTGTATTTTTGCAGAAAAATTTTCAGAAGAATTTATCAGACTGAAACAAAAAGCCCTATCTACTTAA
- the acsF gene encoding magnesium-protoporphyrin IX monomethyl ester (oxidative) cyclase: MSTAVSQPEVKTSMKETLLTPRFYTTDFDAMAKMDLSSQKEELEAMVAEMKADYNCHHFVRTEAFEKSWAHIDGKKREAFLEFLERSCTSEFSGFLLFKELSRKLKGRNQLLADIFHYMARDEARHAGFLNKAMKDFNVTLDLGYLTKHRTYTFFKPEWVIYAVYLSEKIGYWRYITIYRHLEQHPEYEFYPLFQMFESWCQDENRHGDIFKALLRSQDKLWKSWQGRLWARFFLLTVFATHTLTVHEREDFYESLGLNATEFDRHITRKTNETAGRAFPVMLNVDHPEFFKRLETCAERNRKINEIDNSNAPGWLKRLRKLPLITAIFTDLVRLYFIKPIDAVSEWEAVY; the protein is encoded by the coding sequence ATGTCAACAGCCGTCTCTCAACCCGAAGTCAAAACCTCGATGAAGGAAACCTTACTCACGCCTCGCTTTTACACCACAGACTTTGATGCGATGGCGAAGATGGACTTATCGAGTCAGAAAGAAGAGTTAGAGGCGATGGTGGCGGAAATGAAGGCGGATTACAATTGCCATCACTTTGTCCGTACCGAAGCATTTGAGAAATCGTGGGCGCATATCGACGGAAAGAAAAGAGAGGCGTTTCTAGAATTCTTAGAACGGTCTTGCACCTCTGAATTTTCGGGATTTTTGCTATTTAAGGAACTGTCTCGCAAACTCAAAGGACGGAATCAACTGTTGGCGGATATTTTCCACTACATGGCGCGAGATGAAGCCCGACACGCTGGCTTTTTGAACAAAGCGATGAAAGATTTCAATGTCACCCTTGATCTCGGCTATTTAACCAAACATCGCACTTATACTTTCTTTAAGCCAGAATGGGTCATTTATGCGGTTTACCTGTCAGAAAAAATCGGTTACTGGCGCTATATCACCATTTATCGCCACTTAGAACAACATCCCGAATACGAGTTTTATCCACTGTTCCAAATGTTTGAAAGCTGGTGTCAGGATGAGAACCGCCACGGTGATATCTTTAAAGCACTGCTGCGATCGCAGGATAAACTATGGAAAAGTTGGCAGGGTCGTCTCTGGGCGCGTTTCTTCTTACTCACGGTTTTCGCAACCCATACCCTCACCGTCCATGAACGGGAAGATTTTTATGAATCTTTAGGCTTAAACGCAACCGAGTTTGACCGTCATATTACGCGGAAAACCAACGAAACCGCAGGACGTGCCTTCCCAGTCATGTTAAATGTGGATCATCCAGAGTTTTTCAAACGTTTAGAAACCTGCGCCGAACGCAATCGCAAAATCAACGAAATTGACAACAGCAACGCCCCTGGTTGGTTGAAACGGTTACGGAAACTCCCCTTAATCACAGCTATTTTTACAGACTTGGTGCGCTTGTATTTCATCAAGCCCATTGATGCAGTCAGTGAATGGGAAGCTGTTTATTAA
- a CDS encoding heme oxygenase (biliverdin-producing) produces MSHLAEQLREGTKKSHTASENTAFMKCFLKGVMERKPFAELTADLYFVYSTLEAEIYRHREHPVVGKIYFPELERKQKLEEDLAFYFGDDWQNKISASPAGQVYVNRIKEISETQPERLIAHAYVRYMGDLSGGQSLRKIARSAMDLPPDQGTGLHEFDAFPTVEAKREFKQKYRQALDEINVDEATVQAIVDEANDVFRMNRDVFHELEGEIKESIGDHLFDLLTRQDKPGSTEKAVTS; encoded by the coding sequence ATGAGTCATCTCGCTGAACAACTCCGTGAAGGAACGAAAAAGTCTCATACCGCCTCGGAAAATACTGCGTTTATGAAATGCTTTCTCAAAGGGGTCATGGAGAGAAAGCCCTTTGCAGAACTCACCGCAGATTTGTATTTTGTTTATTCCACGTTAGAAGCTGAAATCTATCGCCATCGGGAACATCCTGTAGTGGGGAAAATTTATTTCCCAGAGTTGGAACGGAAACAGAAACTGGAAGAAGATTTAGCGTTTTATTTCGGAGACGATTGGCAAAACAAAATCTCTGCTTCTCCTGCAGGACAAGTGTACGTCAATCGCATCAAAGAGATCAGTGAAACCCAACCCGAACGATTAATTGCTCATGCTTATGTGCGGTATATGGGCGATCTTTCCGGGGGTCAAAGTTTAAGAAAAATTGCGCGATCGGCGATGGATTTACCCCCCGATCAAGGAACCGGTTTACATGAATTTGATGCGTTTCCAACCGTGGAAGCAAAACGAGAATTCAAACAAAAATATCGCCAAGCCCTTGATGAAATTAATGTTGATGAAGCGACCGTTCAAGCCATTGTTGATGAAGCCAATGATGTTTTTCGGATGAATCGGGATGTTTTCCATGAATTAGAAGGAGAAATCAAAGAAAGTATTGGTGACCATCTGTTTGATCTCCTCACCCGTCAAGATAAACCAGGTAGTACCGAAAAAGCAGTGACCAGTTAG
- the hemN gene encoding oxygen-independent coproporphyrinogen III oxidase: MTIKTVEFNTELLKKYARALPRYTSYPPATELTETFDPQAFTNAIQVGNKSQTPLSLYCHIPFCETPCYFCGCNTLITQKKEFAEPYLDYVFRNIDQVAGLVDSKRKVNQLHWGGGTPNYLNLEQVEKLWTKMSETFPFEENAEVSIEINPKYVDKNYLLFLRGLGFNRISFGIQDFNPEVQTAINRVQTETMLFNVMDWIREAGFESVNVDLVYGLPYQTLETFRKTIDKTVELNPDRIAVFSFAYVPWLKPVQKRLPETALPNSEEKLRILRMSIEELTSQGYVFIGMDHFAKPDDELAIAQRRGELHRNFQGYTTKPESDLLSFGMTGISMLHDVFTQNHKRIKDYYRDIDENKFPIAKGVQIHEEDHLRQAIIVELMCQFHISPQRLEEKYNIKLEAKFSDYFASEFAELKELAKDGLVEVQGEEIEVTPIGRLLIRNIASVFDTYLKQRQQKAFSQSI; encoded by the coding sequence ATGACCATCAAAACCGTTGAATTCAACACCGAACTTTTAAAAAAATACGCTCGTGCTTTACCTCGTTACACCAGTTATCCTCCCGCAACTGAATTAACAGAAACCTTTGATCCGCAAGCCTTTACCAATGCGATTCAAGTGGGGAATAAAAGCCAAACGCCTCTCTCGTTATATTGTCATATCCCTTTTTGTGAAACGCCCTGTTACTTTTGCGGTTGTAATACCCTGATTACGCAAAAGAAAGAATTTGCTGAACCCTATTTAGATTATGTTTTCAGAAATATTGATCAAGTGGCTGGTTTAGTCGATTCTAAACGGAAAGTCAACCAATTGCACTGGGGAGGCGGAACGCCAAACTATCTTAATTTAGAACAAGTGGAAAAGTTATGGACGAAGATGAGTGAGACTTTTCCCTTTGAAGAAAATGCAGAAGTTTCTATTGAGATTAATCCCAAATATGTAGATAAAAATTATCTGTTGTTCCTGCGGGGTTTAGGCTTTAATCGCATTAGCTTCGGGATTCAAGATTTTAACCCAGAAGTGCAAACGGCGATTAATCGGGTGCAAACCGAAACCATGCTATTTAATGTCATGGATTGGATTCGAGAAGCAGGGTTTGAAAGTGTGAATGTTGATTTAGTTTATGGTTTACCCTATCAAACGTTAGAAACGTTCCGCAAAACCATTGATAAAACCGTTGAATTAAATCCAGATCGCATTGCAGTGTTTAGTTTTGCTTATGTTCCTTGGTTAAAACCCGTACAAAAACGACTTCCTGAAACTGCTTTACCGAATAGCGAAGAGAAGTTAAGAATCTTGCGGATGTCCATTGAAGAATTGACTTCTCAAGGGTATGTTTTTATTGGGATGGATCATTTTGCCAAACCTGATGATGAACTCGCGATCGCGCAACGAAGAGGAGAATTACATCGCAATTTCCAAGGCTATACGACTAAACCTGAATCCGATTTACTCTCCTTCGGAATGACGGGAATTAGTATGTTGCATGATGTCTTTACTCAAAACCACAAACGCATCAAAGACTATTATCGCGACATTGACGAAAACAAATTTCCCATCGCGAAAGGAGTTCAAATCCACGAAGAAGACCATTTACGACAAGCAATTATTGTCGAATTAATGTGTCAATTTCATATCTCACCCCAACGGTTAGAAGAGAAATATAACATCAAACTGGAGGCAAAATTCTCAGACTATTTTGCTTCTGAATTTGCGGAATTAAAAGAACTCGCAAAAGATGGCTTAGTCGAAGTTCAAGGGGAAGAAATTGAAGTGACCCCAATCGGGCGACTTTTAATTCGGAACATTGCTAGCGTTTTTGATACGTACTTAAAACAACGGCAACAAAAAGCCTTTTCTCAATCAATTTAA
- a CDS encoding heavy metal translocating P-type ATPase, with amino-acid sequence MTTNKLETEKTTLKLEGMSCAGCANAIEKAISHVSGVEECEVNFAAEQATVQFNPQQTSVETITHAVENAGYGASVYSQNEMMAGRGDAEIVAREAESKDLIRKMTVGGVISIILIVGSLPMMTGLDIPFIPAWLHNYWLQFLLTTPVQFWCGYQFYRNAWKAFRHRAATMDTLIVLGTSAAYFYSLFATLFDDFLIQQGLTPQVYYESAAVIITLILVGRFMENRARGETSAAIRKLIGLQARSARVIRDGETKDIPIQDVQVGDVVVVRPGEKIPVDGEVIEGSSTIDESMVTGESIPVQKSAGEEVVGSTLNKTGSFQFRATRVGKDTVLSQIVQLVQQAQGSKAPIQKLADQVTGWFVPVVIAIALTTFLLWFNIMGNLTLALINMVAVLIIACPCALGLATPTSVMVGTGKGAENGILIKSAESLETAHKLQTVVLDKTGTLTEGKPSVTDFVTTFGTANQNELKLLRLVGLVEQQSEHPLAEAVVEYAKAQEVDLKGTVENFNAIAGSGVEATVSDRQVRVGTARWFEELGIQTDQFTEKASDWEADGKTVIWVAVDDTLEGIIALADTLKPSSADAVKSLRKLGLEVVMITGDNEKTASAIAQQVGIPRVMSQVRPDQKADHIVSLQQEGKTVAMVGDGINDAPALAQADIGLAIGTGTDIAITTSDITLISGDLQGIVTAIALSRATMTNIRQNLFFAFIYNVAGIPIAAGILYPIFGWLLNPIIAGAAMAFSSVSVLTNALRLRNFEDQVYSSPH; translated from the coding sequence ATGACCACAAATAAGTTAGAAACCGAAAAAACCACGCTGAAACTGGAAGGGATGAGTTGCGCCGGTTGTGCAAACGCCATTGAAAAGGCGATTAGTCATGTCTCTGGGGTGGAAGAATGCGAGGTCAACTTTGCCGCTGAACAAGCAACCGTTCAATTTAATCCCCAACAAACCAGTGTTGAAACCATTACCCATGCAGTAGAAAATGCGGGCTATGGCGCTTCCGTTTATTCTCAAAATGAAATGATGGCGGGAAGAGGCGATGCGGAAATCGTGGCGCGAGAAGCGGAATCAAAAGATTTAATTCGTAAAATGACGGTCGGTGGGGTAATTTCAATTATCCTGATTGTGGGTTCTCTCCCAATGATGACAGGGTTGGATATTCCCTTCATTCCCGCTTGGCTGCATAATTATTGGTTACAGTTTTTACTGACAACGCCGGTTCAGTTTTGGTGTGGCTATCAGTTTTATCGCAATGCTTGGAAAGCGTTTCGCCATCGCGCTGCAACGATGGACACCTTAATTGTTTTAGGAACTAGTGCTGCTTATTTTTATTCCCTGTTTGCGACGCTATTTGATGATTTTCTGATTCAGCAAGGGTTAACGCCACAAGTCTATTACGAAAGTGCTGCGGTGATTATTACCCTGATTTTGGTGGGGCGTTTCATGGAAAATCGGGCGCGTGGGGAAACCTCAGCAGCGATTCGGAAGTTAATTGGCTTACAAGCGCGATCCGCCCGTGTGATTCGTGATGGAGAAACGAAAGATATTCCCATTCAAGATGTGCAAGTGGGGGATGTTGTGGTGGTTCGTCCTGGGGAAAAAATTCCAGTGGATGGGGAAGTGATCGAAGGGAGTTCCACCATTGACGAAAGTATGGTAACTGGAGAAAGTATCCCCGTGCAAAAGTCTGCGGGTGAGGAAGTCGTGGGATCAACGCTGAATAAGACGGGAAGTTTTCAGTTTCGCGCGACTCGTGTGGGAAAAGATACGGTACTCTCGCAGATTGTGCAACTGGTACAACAGGCGCAAGGTTCCAAAGCCCCGATTCAGAAATTAGCCGATCAGGTGACGGGTTGGTTTGTTCCCGTTGTTATCGCGATCGCGCTGACTACCTTCCTCCTCTGGTTTAACATCATGGGGAATCTCACTCTCGCGTTAATTAATATGGTAGCAGTGCTGATTATTGCTTGTCCTTGCGCGTTAGGCTTAGCCACACCGACATCCGTTATGGTGGGAACGGGAAAAGGGGCGGAAAATGGGATTTTAATTAAAAGTGCGGAAAGCCTCGAAACCGCCCATAAACTGCAAACGGTGGTGTTAGATAAAACAGGAACGCTGACGGAAGGAAAACCTAGTGTTACGGATTTTGTCACCACTTTCGGAACAGCGAATCAAAATGAGTTAAAGTTACTGCGTTTAGTGGGGTTAGTGGAACAACAGTCAGAACATCCTCTTGCTGAAGCGGTGGTGGAGTATGCAAAAGCGCAAGAAGTTGATTTAAAGGGAACGGTGGAGAATTTTAACGCCATTGCTGGGAGTGGGGTAGAAGCAACTGTTTCGGATCGACAAGTGCGGGTGGGAACCGCCCGTTGGTTTGAGGAATTGGGGATTCAAACGGATCAATTCACGGAAAAAGCCAGTGACTGGGAAGCGGATGGGAAAACGGTGATTTGGGTTGCAGTGGATGACACTTTAGAAGGGATTATCGCCCTAGCGGATACGCTGAAACCCTCTTCAGCAGACGCGGTGAAATCTCTGCGGAAACTGGGGTTAGAAGTGGTGATGATTACGGGAGATAATGAAAAAACCGCCAGCGCGATCGCGCAACAAGTGGGGATTCCTCGCGTGATGTCGCAAGTGCGCCCCGATCAAAAAGCAGATCATATTGTTAGCTTACAGCAAGAAGGCAAAACGGTCGCCATGGTGGGGGATGGCATTAATGATGCACCAGCTTTAGCCCAAGCAGATATTGGTCTCGCCATTGGAACGGGAACCGATATTGCCATTACCACTTCTGATATTACGCTGATTTCTGGGGATTTACAAGGCATTGTCACCGCGATCGCGCTGAGTCGTGCCACAATGACTAATATTCGTCAAAATCTCTTTTTTGCCTTTATTTATAATGTTGCAGGAATTCCCATTGCAGCAGGAATTTTATACCCGATTTTCGGTTGGTTATTAAACCCAATTATTGCGGGTGCAGCAATGGCGTTTAGTTCAGTTTCAGTCTTAACGAATGCGTTACGCTTGCGGAACTTTGAAGATCAAGTCTATAGCAGTCCTCATTGA
- a CDS encoding PIN domain-containing protein has protein sequence MTEPEIIVDTSALIAFLVSSETHHQTAKEYILNHPYQEWIILETVFNETVTWIRTRVSSQASVEVGEIL, from the coding sequence ATGACTGAACCAGAGATTATTGTTGATACTTCAGCGTTAATTGCTTTTTTAGTAAGCTCTGAAACCCATCATCAAACTGCTAAAGAGTATATTCTCAATCATCCCTATCAGGAATGGATTATTTTAGAAACCGTATTTAATGAAACAGTTACTTGGATTCGGACAAGAGTTTCTAGTCAAGCATCAGTTGAAGTGGGTGAAATTTTATGA
- a CDS encoding multicopper oxidase family protein, giving the protein MQRRQFLILSGSTLTGVLLSQCATPQTESNASSATVLKSKNGLLEVDLDLASNSFSFGGKQGNLLSYNGQIPGPRLEVRSGDQVRIRAKNRLSQPTNLHYHGLHISPQEPADNIFLSLSPGESYTYEFKIPENHYSTTGYYHPHLHGYVADQVFGGLGGILVVRGELDNIPEVKQAKEEFVFLKDFDLDGRSSRMGLMMGREGSTVTVNGKVNPSFSLPSGGLLRLRFVNASTSRFYRLQLENHPFYLIATDGGATSSPVELSEILLSPGERAEVLVKGNQTPGNYRLLNLPYNRVGMGMMGGGMMGRGMMGGGRNQNNEPQTLATIRYSGEIESLPLPQKLIAVETLPKPKTVRQFTLNHGMFPGRGMQFLINGQAFDPRRVDTRVSLDTVEDWEIINTGVMDHPFHLHTNRFQVVSKNGKPVSNATWKDTVLVPRGESVRIRIPFQDFAGKTVYHCHILDHEDLGMMGIIVMNG; this is encoded by the coding sequence ATGCAACGCCGACAGTTTTTAATTCTCAGTGGTAGCACTTTAACGGGGGTTTTACTCAGCCAGTGTGCAACGCCACAAACTGAAAGTAATGCTTCCTCTGCTACTGTTTTAAAGAGCAAAAATGGACTGTTAGAAGTTGATCTCGATCTCGCTTCTAATTCCTTCTCTTTTGGCGGAAAACAAGGAAACTTACTCAGTTATAACGGGCAAATTCCAGGTCCTCGTTTAGAAGTTCGTTCAGGGGATCAAGTTCGCATTCGCGCCAAAAATCGCTTATCTCAACCGACTAATCTCCATTATCACGGGTTACATATTTCTCCACAAGAACCAGCCGATAATATATTTCTTTCCCTCTCCCCAGGAGAAAGCTACACCTATGAATTTAAGATCCCCGAGAATCATTACAGCACAACAGGCTATTATCATCCTCATTTACATGGCTATGTTGCGGATCAGGTGTTTGGCGGGTTAGGCGGAATTTTGGTGGTGCGTGGCGAATTAGATAACATTCCAGAGGTAAAACAAGCCAAGGAAGAATTTGTCTTTCTCAAAGACTTTGATCTCGATGGTCGCTCATCTAGAATGGGTCTAATGATGGGGAGAGAAGGATCAACGGTAACTGTGAATGGCAAGGTTAATCCCTCGTTTTCCCTTCCTTCTGGTGGGTTATTAAGACTGCGTTTTGTCAATGCTTCCACTTCTCGTTTCTATCGCTTACAGTTAGAGAATCATCCCTTTTATCTCATTGCAACTGATGGCGGTGCAACCTCTTCTCCTGTAGAATTATCAGAAATATTGCTTTCCCCTGGAGAACGTGCGGAGGTTTTAGTTAAAGGAAATCAGACACCAGGAAACTATCGACTGTTGAATTTACCCTACAATCGTGTTGGGATGGGAATGATGGGTGGCGGTATGATGGGACGTGGGATGATGGGAGGAGGAAGAAATCAAAACAATGAACCACAAACACTCGCCACAATTCGCTATTCAGGAGAAATTGAGTCCTTACCCTTACCGCAAAAGCTGATTGCTGTAGAAACCTTACCCAAACCGAAAACAGTCCGTCAGTTTACACTCAATCATGGGATGTTTCCAGGTCGAGGAATGCAGTTTTTAATTAATGGACAAGCCTTTGATCCACGCCGAGTTGATACGCGAGTCAGTTTAGACACCGTAGAAGATTGGGAAATTATTAATACCGGGGTGATGGATCATCCCTTTCATTTACATACCAATCGCTTTCAAGTGGTGAGTAAAAATGGAAAACCAGTTAGTAATGCAACTTGGAAAGATACGGTTTTAGTCCCGAGAGGAGAAAGCGTCCGCATTCGGATTCCCTTTCAAGATTTTGCGGGAAAAACGGTTTATCATTGCCATATTTTAGATCATGAAGATTTAGGTATGATGGGAATTATTGTAATGAATGGATAA
- a CDS encoding Uma2 family endonuclease: protein MSRLTNIQIPTDTWIVGTWEEYLQVLDRLREQKTKSYYYCNHIRLEMSPVSNEHASDHSIILYAVNLFATLKNIELNGYDNCSYRKPGVREAQPDVSFYIGKTAKTIPWGIGIVDLDQYPPPTLVIEVAKTSLFDDQGNKRSLYEALGVDEYWIIDVEQGKILAFAMNPEGSFRISQSQSLSGLDISLLETALQRTRQMSHSKVGAWLLTQFQG, encoded by the coding sequence ATGAGCCGTTTAACAAACATTCAAATTCCCACAGACACTTGGATTGTTGGCACTTGGGAGGAATATCTACAGGTGTTAGACCGCTTGCGTGAGCAAAAAACCAAGAGTTATTATTACTGCAATCATATCAGGCTAGAAATGTCACCTGTTAGCAATGAACACGCCAGCGATCATAGTATCATTCTTTATGCAGTTAATCTTTTCGCAACCCTTAAAAACATTGAATTGAACGGCTATGATAACTGTAGTTATCGCAAACCAGGTGTTAGGGAAGCGCAACCCGATGTCTCTTTTTATATTGGAAAAACAGCAAAAACGATTCCTTGGGGAATTGGCATTGTTGATCTAGATCAATATCCCCCACCAACCCTAGTGATTGAAGTGGCTAAAACCTCTCTATTTGATGATCAAGGAAATAAACGATCGCTGTATGAAGCATTAGGAGTCGATGAATATTGGATTATTGATGTGGAACAAGGGAAAATTCTTGCTTTTGCAATGAATCCAGAAGGTAGCTTTAGAATTAGCCAATCTCAATCCTTATCAGGATTAGATATTTCTCTTTTAGAAACAGCACTACAACGCACTCGTCAAATGAGTCATAGTAAAGTTGGGGCTTGGTTACTTACCCAGTTTCAAGGATAA